From Salmo salar chromosome ssa21, Ssal_v3.1, whole genome shotgun sequence:
TTCCACCAAATTTTTTACACTTGCGCTGCTATAATTggtaaagggagggagagagtgcatGCAAGTTATGTAACAGTATCCTTATAGATGCTTATACAATCATCATTTTTTTCTGTTTAGGGGACACGTCTTGTTATATAAATGTTAATCTGACTGTTTTTAGGATTCTGTTTGGCCAGTGGCCATACTGGTGGGTGCAGGAAACTGTCTTTTACCGGAATAATTCACTCCCTCAGCTGTAGCAGTTCCACATTACCTGTGAAACAGGACCAGGTCAGTGTAATTTCCAGTCTGTCAATCATTATGATCATAAATTCTAGAGATTGAAGGAAACTCAATCATTACATTTTCAGTTCTTAGATAATTCTATGTAATGGCTTACAAAATGGCACAACTGTCGTATGTATTGTTGTGTGAACTTGAATTTTATCTTTGTGAATGTCCTGCTTGTATGATAGATAAACAgtgtttatttgtatttatacaacgggtgggtctaaacctgaatgctgattggttaaaagcgtATTCCAGCCAGTGTTACCACCGGCGAAATCTAtgaatgcctatttactctgttccatctgactccGCAATCCACTTTCTaatcagcccagccaagcaatttataaacttgaatccactataaaaagcatctatacATTCTCACATtacttttagactaacatttagttttcaacagcagagatttgtataaacattGCTGTCTGTCACTCCGACATTTGCAAAACtgttttcaatattcaaattcgatctccagctgtcccatagtaatgaacgtgaaGGGGTcggaatgagacagacaggcaggcagcgtttctcagccagttgaaatcCTGAATTGTTtcaatcatttttatggatatatacaaagaaatgtcaattgaaaaaagatACAACGAAACACAGTGCAGCTAGTTTGTAGTCTTTAcaacttaaacaaatgcaaatgcagatactgttgttattctggctgcactgtttgacgtgactgtaagttagctgtagttggctagctagcaagcaagcaataagaacgttgccagccagtatggaacatttagaacgaacgactgggtcgtttCCATTTCCAAaatgttggtaacccattgtataaaagtgataatgccctcaaagccggtgtttggaaGATATTGACTTAGTCtcaggcctaacaacacccgtgccaatatatcctccaaacaccagcttctctggcattatcacttaaatgcaGTCCTCCCGGTCATGCCATGAGCTCTTCGATTGTCTGGTATATAATGATCACATCAGCACTCAACTTTACCAGAGGCCTTTATGGCAGCTCAACTCTGGGATGCCAGGGGTAGGCACATTTATGAGCATGttatttttatattgttttgTGAAAGAATGTACACTGTGTGTATAAAACTcatgctctttctatgacatagactaactaggtgaatccagatgaaagccacaatcccttattgaggtcacttgttcaatccacttcaatcagtgtaaatgaaggggaggagacaagttaaagaaggatttttaagcctttagacaattgacacatggattatgtatgtgtgccattaagAGAGTGGAAGGGCATAATGTTTTTACACTCATTGTATATGGCCATAGAGATCAATTAagtatactcagccttgtctaagggtagtaagttggtggtctgttgatatccctctagtggtgtgggggctgtggtttgggtggggttatatcctgcctggttggccctgtctgggggtatcatcggacagggccacagtgtcccctgacccacccctgtctcagtctccagtatctatgctgcaatactCTATGtgccagggggctagggtcagtctgttatatctggtgtaattatcctgtcttatctggtgtcctgtgtgaatttaagtatgctccctctaattctctctctctccctcccctcccggaggacctgagccctaggatcatacctcaggactacctggcttgatgactcctggctgtccatagtccacctggtcgtgctgctgctccagtttcaactgttctgcctgcggcttgGGAACCcttacctgttcaccggacgtgctgttttcaactctctctctctctctctctctcttctaccgcacctgctgtctcgacctctgaatgctcagctatgaaaagccaactgacatttactcctgaggcactgacctgttgcaccctctatcaCCACTGTGATtagtatttgaccctgctggtcatctatgaacatttgatcaTCTTGaaaaacaatctggccttaaatggccatgtactcttataatcaccacccggcacagccagaagaggctctgaagccacccctcagagcctgcttcctctctaggtttcttcccaggttcctgcctttctagggagtttttcctagccactgtgcttctacatctgcattgcttgctgtttggggttttaggctgggtttctgtatagcactttgttacatctgctaatgtgaaaagtgctttataaatatatttgattgactAATCACTTGGCAAATGGAGTTTGTGGAGTACATTGTTTGTGAAAGATCTTGgttctactgtaggcctactTATACCAAAAAGCATGTACAATGACCTGGTGGTTTGTGAAGGGTGTGTCAGCGCTTAGTACACaattgtattcggcatttcaagACTGCAGATTAATGGTAAACTACAGCTTCATCCAGAGGTCACATAAGAAATGTTTCAGAGAGAATTTAGTCTCCAGAGAATTGTACCTTATACATACAATTCATCCTTCATATATTCCATTAGATATCCATCAAGTAGATGGTTCAATGTCTTTTTTTTCATCAAGGAAAAGGACAGAAATAAATGAGATGCAACAAAGGGCAACAGGAAAAAAAACATTGCCGGATGTTATCGGTCATTTAGGGTTGCAGTACACGCTATCAGCATTACACTATCACTTTCTCAAGGACAACACAAGTTACGTTTCCCAGCGTACGTAGCTCTCCTTTCAAAGGACTGCAATTTGAAACTAATAATGTATCTGTATGAACGAAATAAAATGATTCATCCGTTATGACATGGATTTTCCTATTTGACAAGAGATCAAGCACCAAACACTAAACATTCAGTCTGTCAAAGGTTAATAAAAGGAAATATCTTTTTCTGTAAacaaatgaatgaaaataaatatttaaatctGTGACAGATGATATGATTCATATCAATAATTGTAACCTTCTTGAGAAAAAGCATACATTGGACTACAAATTACTTGAACAAATTACTTTAAAGGTTCCATCTGTTTTGCAAAAATAAAACCCAATTGATCTCTATGGCCATATAcaatgagtgtataaaacattatgcCCTTCCACCCTcttaatggcacacatacacaatccatgtctcaattgtctaaaggcttaacaattattctttaacctgtctcctccccttcatctacactgattgaagtggatttaacaggtgacatcaataaaggattatagctttcacctggattcacctggtcagtctacgacatggaaagagcaggtgttcctaatgttttgtacactcagtgtataatataTTTAAAAACCTCAAGAGACATTAAGGTAATAAATAGTATATCAAGCAAATATAGCCTTTGCCCCCCATGGACttttatgtttttttcccccatagTTACTCTTTCAAAAATGTCACATTTATGTACTTTGGTTAGTGACAAACTCCATTTCCTCATCAAGCATCCCCTCTATAGAACATTTACATCTACTCTGGTTTAGCTGATCGGAGCCCCTGTTGTGACTAGTTTGTAGTAGGCAGCCCTCTTAGCCATGAGTTCCTCATGTGTCCCCCTCTCTATGACAGCACCTTGGGACATGACGGCTATGATATCTGCCGTCTGGATGGTAGACAGTCTGTGGGCAATGACAATACAGGTGCGTCCACGTCTGGCCTCATCCAAAGCCGCCTGCACTGTCTGTAGTTGGAAAACACAATGTTAAAAATAAGCTCAGTTGAGTGTGTTTGTTTTCATCATAAGGACATTCTATATTCTCTCTGATGTAATACAGTACATGGCATGCTAAGAAAATATCTAAGCAAATGCATCATTGTGCTGTGGATAGAGAGATTCATCTGATAGAAAGGATAATCAagaggtgatatatatatatatatatactgaacaaaaataaaaatgcaacatgtaaagtgtttcatgagctgaaataaaagatcccagaaatcttcCATATGCACAGAAAGTGTATTTCTCTGAAATTTTGGCCACAAATTAGttttcatccctgttagtgagcatttctcctttgccaagataatccatccacctaacagatgtggcatatcaagaagctgattaaacagtaggatcattacacaggtgcagcttatgctggggacaataaaaggccactctaaaatttgcaattttgtcacacaacacaatgccacagacatctcaagttgagggagcgtgcaattgccaTTCTGATTGCAGGaaggtccaccagagctgttgccagataatttagtgttcatttctctaccattggcctcctccaacgtcgttttagagaatttggcagtacgtccaaccggcctcacaaccccagaccacgtgtaaccacgccagcccatgacctccatatccggcttcttcacctgcgggatcgcctGAGACCAGCtgcctgagaccagccacccgggcaGCTGTTGAAACTGGGTTTTctcaaccgaagaatttctgcacaaactgtcagaaacagtctcagggaagctcgtCTGCtcgctcgtcatcctcaccggggtcttgacctgactgcattttgcatcgtaaccgacttcagtgggcaaatgctcaccttcgatggccactagaacgctggagaagtgtgctcttcacagattaatctcggtttcaactgtacctggcAGATGGCAGagagcgtgtatggcgttgtgggcgagcggtttgctgatgtcaacgttgtgaacattgTGCCCCaaggtggcagtggggttatggtacgggcaggcataagctatggacaacgaacacaattgcattttatcgatggaaatttcaatgcacagagataccacgacgagatcctgagacccattgtcgtgccattcatctgccgccattaccttatgtttcagcatgatcatgcactgccccatgttgcaaggatctgtacacaattcctactcacctgacatgtcacccattgagcatgtttgggatagtCTGGATCGATATGTATGACAGCGTGCTCCAGTTCCTaccaatatccaacaacttcgcacagccattgaagacgagtgggaaaacattccacaggccacaatcaacagcctgatcaactctatgcgaaaggagatgtgtcacgctgcatgaggcaaatggtggtcacaccagatactgactggttttctgatccacggcccTACCTTTTTTTGaggtatatgtgaccaacagatgcatatctgtattcctagtaatgtgaaatccatacattagggcctattgaatttatttcaattggctgatttctgtatatgaaatgtaactcaataaaacctttgcaattgttgcatgttgcatttatatttttgttcagtgtacattggTCTGGTCTATAGGTACCTTTTCACTCTCTGTGTCCAATGCAGAGGTGGCCTCATCCAGAAGCAGGATCTTAGGGTTCCTGATTATTGCCCGAGCGATGGCGATGCGTTGTTTTTGCCCTCTGGAGAGCTGGGAGCCCTGGGCGCCAACCTGAGTCTCATATTTCTGCCAGAGTCAAAGATAACACAGGAATGTCTAGTACACTACTTACAATATGAAGAGAACAGTATCAGAAGAACATATCATGTTCCACCACAATAACATGTTTAATTTTTTACATTCTTCACAGTATAAAGGGAAGTTGGATAGTATGACATAGAAGTATTACAAAGATAGTATAATTTCACTTCCTCTACTCACATCTGGCAGTGTCATCACAAAGTCATGGAGATAAGCCTTCTTTGCAGCATCAACAATCTCCTCCATGCTCATGTTCCTGGTGTTATCACCATACTGTATGTTTTCAGCAATACTGCAGTCAAACAGCACTGGCTCTTGGGAGACGATGCCAATCTGAGCCCTCAGGAAGGGCACGTTGACAGTGTGTGATGGACGGCCATCGATCAACTGAAATGGGAACAGGGAAGTGTttattgtaaatacaaataatagTAATAGACTATGGCAGGCACTGTGGGTACACTTGATAAATTGTACCTGTGATtccatctacactgagtgtacaaaacattaagaacacctgctctttccatgacataggctgaccaggtaaatccaggtgaaagccatgatccctttttgatgtcacttgttaaatccacttcaatcagtgtagatgaaggggaggtgacaggttaaagaaggattgttaagccttgaggcaattgagacatggattgtgtatgtgtgccattcagagggtgaatgtgcaagacaaaaaatgtaagtgcctttgaacgggctatggtagcaggtgccaggcgcacacgtttgtgtcaagaactgcaacgctgctgggtttttcacactcaacagtttcccttgtgtatcaaggtgttgctaatgtttggtatactcagcgtACATGGCAGATAAGGtaaagcacaggaggttggtggaaccttaattggggaggacgggcttgtggtaacggctggagcggaattagcggaatggtatcaaatacatcaaacacatggtttccatggtttccatgttgttgttttttttacgccACTTAATTTGCTCCGTTCAAGCTGTTgtaatgagccatcctcccctcagcagcctccactgaggtAAGGTCATGTAAATGAAGTTGGCTCTGGTCTGGGGACTCACCACTCTGCCCTCATCTGGATCATAGAACCTCTCCAACAGCTGCACACTAGTGCTCTTCCCACAGCCACTACAGCCCACAAAGGCCAGGGTCTGGCCCGGTTTCACAGACACCAGTAGTCCTTTTAGCACCTGGATGTCAGGCCGGGTTGGGTATGTGAACTTGCAGTCGATGAATTCTAACTCCCCTTTGAAATCATCCTGGAAGAGGGCATGGCATTATTACACACCAACATTTTTGATGTCAAGGTGAATAATGATCATTTTCCACTTGCACTGAAAATGTCTGCTTGAATAAACAATGATGTTTTTCTCACCCATTTCTCCCCGTCTATCTGACTCATGCTGATTTTGGGGACTCGGTCCAACAGTTTAAAGAACTGGGCAGCTGCAATCTTGGCTTTGGCATAATCTGGGGTGAATGAGGAAGCTTTTCCCAGTGCCGTCCCACTGATCACAATGGCAGAGATCACTCTGGGGATATGCACAACACATTGGCATTTGTTTGATAATACAGTAAGCTTTTAGGACAGTTTACAGCTTAAATGGGTATGTTTttgaaaatgtacagtaaacatgatGATGACTTATATGCAGTATTGTTATTCACAGGTTTTCTGTATGTCACTGTAAATATTACATGCACAACATTCAGCAAAACAAAGAAATGTACCTGAAGACCACCAGGTAATGTAATCTTTCAGAGCTGACCAGATAGCCTCCATATCTAAAGGAGGCGGCGTACGCCATAAAGATAACACACTGAGCAAAGGCAAAACAGATGCCGTAGATGTTTGCCTTCTTCTTGGCAGACTTATACGGAGCCTCCAGCTGCTGTTCATATGTATCCACAAATGTGCTCTCCTTGCACAGCCCTGCGATGGTCCTGATGTTGGCTAGAGCCTCGCTGGACACCTGTGCGAGAGAAGGCAGATTGTCAAGTCTCTAAATCACTACAGTGAATAACACTCTCTGGACCAGTGCCTCGTACGAGGTCCTTTCATTTGACAGAAATGTTCTAACAACCCATTTAGGGACCATTATTGAATTAtcttcaaatcaaaccaaatgcgctgaatacaacaggtgtagaccttacagtgaaatgcttactttacaagcccttaaccaacaatgcagttttaacaacaacaaaaaaagtgttaagtaaaaaatagacaggtaaaacattgaaataaaagtaacgaataattaaagagcagcagtaaaataacaatagcgaggctatatacaaggggtaccggtacagattcaatgtccgggggcaccggttagtcgacgTAATTCAgggaatatatacagtacatgtaggtagagttaaagtgactattcatagataataaacagagagtagcagcagcgtaaagggggggggggcaatgcatatattctgggtagccatttgattagctgctcAGGaaccttatggcttggggctagaagctgttaagaatccttttggacctagacttagcgtagagaaaacagtctatggctAGGGCGGCTgaagtctgacaatttgtagtgccttcctgtgacaccacttggtatagaggtcctggatggcaggaagcttggccccagtgatgtactgggccgtactcgcACTACCcttacggtcggaggccgagcagttgccataccaggcagtgatgcaaccagtcaggatgctctcgatggtgcagctgtagaaccttttgaggatctgaggacccatgccaaattctttcagtttcctgagggggaataagctttgtcgtgccctcttcacgactgtcttggtgtgtttggaccatgatcatttgttggtgatgtggacaccaaggaacttgaagcgctcaacctgctccactatcgatgagaatgggggcatgctcggtcctccttttcctgtagtccacaatcatctcctttctcttgatcacattgagggagaggttgttgtcctggcaccacacggccagctctctgacctcctccctataggctgtctcatcattgtcggtgatcaggcctaccgctgttgtgtcatctgcaaacttaatgatggtattggagtcgtgcctagccgtgcagtcatgagtgaacagggagtagaggaggggactgagcacgcacccctgaagggcccccgtgttgaggatcagcgcggcggatgtgttgttacctacccttaccacctgggagcggcccgtcagaaatccagttgcagagggaggtgtttagtcccagggtccttagcgtcGTGATGAGctctgagggcactatggtgttgaacgatgAGCTGTAGTCACATAGGtgtcacataggtgttcattttgtccaggtggaaaagggcagtgtggagtgcaatagagattgcatcatctgtagatctgtttgggcggtatgcaaattggagtgggtctagggtttctgggataatggtgttgaaaagcacttcatggctacagacgtgagtgctacgggtcgctagtcatttaggcaggttacctttgtgttcttgggcacagggactatggtggtctgcttgaaacatgttggtattacagactcagtcagggacagattgaaaatgtcattgaagacacttgccagtacacatgctggtaatccatctggccctgtggccttgtgaatattgacctgtttaaaggtcttactcacatcggctacggagagcgtgatcacacagttgtccggaacacagttttagtgttacttgccttgaagcgagcatagaattaATTTAGCTTGTcaggtaggcttgtgtcactgggcagcttgcggttgtgcttctctttgtagtctgtaatagtttgcaagccctgccacatccgacgagcgtcgagCGTAGAGCCAGTGTGGTataattcaatcttagtcctgtattgacgctttgcctgtttgatggttgttCGCAGGGCAtagctggatttcttataagcttcccgagtggcgcagcggtctaaggcactttttctcagtgcttgaggcgtcactacagacaccctggttcgaatccaggctgtatcacaaccggccatgattgggagtcccatagggcagcacacaattggcccagtgttgtctgggtttggccggtgtagaccttcattgtaaataagaatttattcttaactgagttgcctggttaaatatattgtatatataattTTATTCAGTTCCACTCTTtggaagcagcagctctaccctttagctcagtgcgtatgttgcctgtaatccatggcttctggtttgggtatgtacATACTGTCaccccctgatctgtttcacctgtccttgtgattgtctccaccccctccaggtgtcgcttattttccccaatcTATTTATCCCTGtgattcctgtctctctgtgccagttcgtcttgtatttttgtcaagtcaaccagcgtgtttttcccgttctccttttgctattctctttttgatagtcttcctggttttgacccctgcctgactctggactactttccggtctgcctgatcatcctgcctgccctgaccttgattctgccaGCCCTTCGGTACCTttgaactctgaactggttttgacccttttttCCTGTCCACGACATTCTCTTCCCTTACCCTATTGGATTATtaaatattgtaagactccaaccatctgcctcctgtgtctgcatctgggtctcgccttgtgccatgatacatacagtcactgtggggatggcgtcattgatgcacttattgatgaagccagtgactgatgtggtgtacccctcaatgccatcggaaaaatcccggaacatattccagtcctgtagcttagcatctgcttcagctgaccacttttttattgaccgagtcactggtgcttcctgctttagtttttgcttgtaaacaggaattaggaggataaaattatggtcagatttgccaaatggagggagagggagagctttgcacacgtctctgtgtgtggagtaaaggtggtctagagtttttttcccctctggttgcacatttaacatactGGTGGAagtgaggtaaaacggattttagtttccctgcattaaagtccccggccactaggagtgtcttgatgagcattttcctgtttgcttatggcggttttagtgccagcatcggtttgtggtgttaCCGATAATAGGGTGTTTAACTCACCTGTCCTGCTGCTTCCATTGCCTTCTTATCCTCGTTTGCGAAACCTGTCAGCATTTTGGCTTGGAAGACCCCAGACAAGCCAATAAGTGGTAAAAAGCATATCACTACCAAGCTTAACTTCCAGCTAAAGGAGAACGCAATGATGAAAGACGCTCCGATGTTGGTCAAGGAGTTCACAATCATCCCAATCTGCGATCCAGTTGCCTGCAGTGAAAATACTATTAATTCTCCAAGCTCATTTCATAAACagaaatatatacagtgaggCACAAGGAAATATTTAAAAACTACCCCTTTGGATCATCTCATAATTTGTTAGAAATGGTTCTAATGGGTTCCACGGTATGTGTCCCTGACACTCACCCCCTGGACCATGGAGGCGTCGGTGGCCAGCCTGGTGGTGAGAGCTCCAGGGCTGTTCCTGGGGTCATCAAACCAGCCTACCTCCTGTTTCAACATGGCCTGGAAGCCCACCTTCCTTAGCCTGCGGGTCAGGAGCTCCCCAGACTTCCCAAATGCATAGCCCTTAAACAGAACAACAGTGTTCACACACATTACTAGGGCCTATCGTCtgaatcacaggaggctgctgaggggagaatggctcataagaatggccggaacggagcaaatggaatggcatcaaacatctggaaaccatgtatttgacaCCGTTCCACTCATACcgttccagtcattaccacaagcccgttctccccaattaaggtgccaccaacctcctgtggtctgaATGTTAGCATCTTACTATGGAATGTAACAGCTTGATGTGCAGTACAATATAGCTACCTGTAAGAACTGAGAGAAGAAACTTGTCACCGCCACAGCGCAGAACAGGATACATATTCCATTGATCTGTGCTCTCTGTTCATCCAAGTCACGTATAGAGAACGTCTGCAAATCAAAACAACAATATGGACGGAATGAAATACATTTAATGGAACAGCAACACCTATAAGTATCACTACCAGCCCAGTTAATATGAAACTACATTCTGAACATAGGCTTGATATGTACATAATCTATAGCCTCTCACCCCAAGGATCTGGCTGAATAAGATAGCATAGATTGGATTGACGGAGCCGTTGATGGCAGCTCCTATAGATCCCAATAGCATGTAGGGCCACTCTGACTTGTTGTACTTCAGGATTCGAGCCACAGGTGCTGGCTCCACACGTTCCTCTGCTTCCTCCTTGGAATGCTGTGGGAATATGCTGTATGAGGGACACTCATTTCTCTCAGAAATTAGGAGGGAAAATTGAATAAAGTACGCTAATACAAAACTGATAATACAAGGCTGCTTATAGAATGACCTCAATACCTTTGACCTTTGAGGTTCCATCTTGTTTTCCATTATGGCAAGGAATTTGTCTGATTTAATTCTGATACTGCCAGTTATGGCATCGGGGATGAGTTCGTTTGATAGCTGGGTGTGAGATCGCAGGCGAAGAGATTGCCTTTAGGAGAAAGAGTGAATTACAAAGGCTTTACAAATTAGCTTCGCTGAATCATTGTTAATCATAAGCAGTGTCACAAGCCTGTTCTGACATGACCATTAGGTTTACCTCAACCCAGATTCATAGCTTCTTCGACTGAAACTCTGGATTTCTTCCTCAATGGTTTCATTGTCCGGACCTAAAATTGAAAATGAACACGTTATTTTTATCCATACAGATAGACTCTATCAAAAGTGAACAATGAATCATTATGAATTGCTCTTTATGTCAGACCTACCTTTGTTTGTTTTGTCACTGGGCATGTCATTTCCTTGGTTCTGAAGGGTAACGAGAGTAAAGTAGACCCCCTCCTTTTCTACAAGATCATTGTGTGTACCGCTTTCCACTGCCCTTCCATGCTCAAAGCCAATAATGACGTCAGCGTTGCGGATAGTGGAGAGGCGGTGGGCGATGGTAATGGTTGTCCTGCCCATCCGAGCCTTCAATCACAGACATGATCCGTTTTGTAGTTGAAGTAAACATTACAAACATGGGTAGACATTGACTTAAAATTGGAACAAATATTCAAAGCACTGACTTTGTGGTGATataatgattgattgattttgtCTTGGAGTCACCCACCTTGTCAAGTGCCTCTTGTACAATGGCCTCACTCTCGTTGTCCAGAGCC
This genomic window contains:
- the abcb11a gene encoding bile salt export pump isoform X1, translated to MMVVGGLCALVHGAASPLMLLVYGMMTNTFVAYELEVQELADPNKTCINNTITWINGSIFEIAENTTVFCGVDIEAQMTMFAYYYVGIGLGVLIVSYFQIALWVSAAARQIQRIRKTYFRKVMRMEIGWFDCNSVGELNTRISDDINKINNAIADQVSIFIERISTFIFGFMVGFIGGWKLTLVVIAVSPLIGLAAGLMAMAVARLTGRELQAYAKAGSVADEVLSSIRTVAAFGGEDKEVERYDKNLIEAQNWGVKKGTIIGVFQGYLWCIIFLCYALAFWYGSKLVIETKELSPGTLIQVFFGVLMAAMNLGQASPCLEAFASGRAAAKTIFDTIDREPEIDCFSEEGHKLDKVKGDIEFHNVTFNYPSRPDVKILDSLSMLIRAGETTAFVGPSGSGKSTTVQLFQRFYNPKEGMLTLDGHDIRSLNIQWLRSLIGIVEQEPVLFATTIADNIRYGRPGVTMDDIIQATKEANAYNFIMDLPQRFDTLVGEGGGQMSGGQKQRIAIARALIRNPRILLLDMATSALDNESEAIVQEALDKARMGRTTITIAHRLSTIRNADVIIGFEHGRAVESGTHNDLVEKEGVYFTLVTLQNQGNDMPSDKTNKGPDNETIEEEIQSFSRRSYESGLRQSLRLRSHTQLSNELIPDAITGSIRIKSDKFLAIMENKMEPQRSKHSKEEAEERVEPAPVARILKYNKSEWPYMLLGSIGAAINGSVNPIYAILFSQILGTFSIRDLDEQRAQINGICILFCAVAVTSFFSQFLQGYAFGKSGELLTRRLRKVGFQAMLKQEVGWFDDPRNSPGALTTRLATDASMVQGATGSQIGMIVNSLTNIGASFIIAFSFSWKLSLVVICFLPLIGLSGVFQAKMLTGFANEDKKAMEAAGQVSSEALANIRTIAGLCKESTFVDTYEQQLEAPYKSAKKKANIYGICFAFAQCVIFMAYAASFRYGGYLVSSERLHYLVVFRVISAIVISGTALGKASSFTPDYAKAKIAAAQFFKLLDRVPKISMSQIDGEKWDDFKGELEFIDCKFTYPTRPDIQVLKGLLVSVKPGQTLAFVGCSGCGKSTSVQLLERFYDPDEGRVLIDGRPSHTVNVPFLRAQIGIVSQEPVLFDCSIAENIQYGDNTRNMSMEEIVDAAKKAYLHDFVMTLPDKYETQVGAQGSQLSRGQKQRIAIARAIIRNPKILLLDEATSALDTESEKTVQAALDEARRGRTCIVIAHRLSTIQTADIIAVMSQGAVIERGTHEELMAKRAAYYKLVTTGAPIS
- the abcb11a gene encoding bile salt export pump isoform X2 yields the protein MMVVGGLCALVHGAASPLMLLVYGMMTNTFVAYELEVQELADPNKTCINNTITWINGSIFEIAENTTVFCGVDIEAQMTMFAYYYVGIGLGVLIVSYFQIALWVSAAARQIQRIRKTYFRKVMRMEIGWFDCNSVGELNTRISDDINKINNAIADQVSIFIERISTFIFGFMAVARLTGRELQAYAKAGSVADEVLSSIRTVAAFGGEDKEVERYDKNLIEAQNWGVKKGTIIGVFQGYLWCIIFLCYALAFWYGSKLVIETKELSPGTLIQVFFGVLMAAMNLGQASPCLEAFASGRAAAKTIFDTIDREPEIDCFSEEGHKLDKVKGDIEFHNVTFNYPSRPDVKILDSLSMLIRAGETTAFVGPSGSGKSTTVQLFQRFYNPKEGMLTLDGHDIRSLNIQWLRSLIGIVEQEPVLFATTIADNIRYGRPGVTMDDIIQATKEANAYNFIMDLPQRFDTLVGEGGGQMSGGQKQRIAIARALIRNPRILLLDMATSALDNESEAIVQEALDKARMGRTTITIAHRLSTIRNADVIIGFEHGRAVESGTHNDLVEKEGVYFTLVTLQNQGNDMPSDKTNKGPDNETIEEEIQSFSRRSYESGLRQSLRLRSHTQLSNELIPDAITGSIRIKSDKFLAIMENKMEPQRSKHSKEEAEERVEPAPVARILKYNKSEWPYMLLGSIGAAINGSVNPIYAILFSQILGTFSIRDLDEQRAQINGICILFCAVAVTSFFSQFLQGYAFGKSGELLTRRLRKVGFQAMLKQEVGWFDDPRNSPGALTTRLATDASMVQGATGSQIGMIVNSLTNIGASFIIAFSFSWKLSLVVICFLPLIGLSGVFQAKMLTGFANEDKKAMEAAGQVSSEALANIRTIAGLCKESTFVDTYEQQLEAPYKSAKKKANIYGICFAFAQCVIFMAYAASFRYGGYLVSSERLHYLVVFRVISAIVISGTALGKASSFTPDYAKAKIAAAQFFKLLDRVPKISMSQIDGEKWDDFKGELEFIDCKFTYPTRPDIQVLKGLLVSVKPGQTLAFVGCSGCGKSTSVQLLERFYDPDEGRVLIDGRPSHTVNVPFLRAQIGIVSQEPVLFDCSIAENIQYGDNTRNMSMEEIVDAAKKAYLHDFVMTLPDKYETQVGAQGSQLSRGQKQRIAIARAIIRNPKILLLDEATSALDTESEKTVQAALDEARRGRTCIVIAHRLSTIQTADIIAVMSQGAVIERGTHEELMAKRAAYYKLVTTGAPIS